Genomic window (Phocoena phocoena chromosome 20, mPhoPho1.1, whole genome shotgun sequence):
GGAAAGGAGCTATGATGTGTTCCTCCCCAGTAGCCCTCCACTGGGACGTGTGACTGTGACACCGCCTGCTACCCGGTGTGTGTGCGCCAACAGAGTCCACGGTTGCTGGTGCTGCCCCCAGACCCACCTCCACTGCAGGAGCACTTGGTAATAGGCTCAGATTCAGCCCAACTCCACGTGTGTGAGCCCACAAAGTCCACTGCTGCTGGTGCCATTCCCCAACTCAGCCCTGCTGCCAGAGTGCCAATAATCGGGTCAGACGCCCTTCCAGTGACACGTGTGCGCTCCCCAAACCTGCCACCCATGCACACTCCCAAAGCCTGCGACGGCCAGAGCTGTGCCCCCCTGAGCACCCTGACAACGAGGCTGCTATGGCAGGCCCACGCCCCTCTCTTTGTGCATTGATAGTGGGCTCCTATTGCAGACCTGCACTCTGTCCTGCACGCAGCCCCAGCTGTGGCCCAGACCACGCTCCAGGACCTTTGGGCCGTCTCTGCACAGCAAAACCGAGTTCTCTCCCCGAGTATGTCGCCGAGGCCTGAGTTTCAGCACCCAGTTGCTGTGCACACCAGGAGGCACACATCTCGGGCTGGGAAGTGCAGCAGCATGGAAGGACTGGCTGTGCTGCTCTCTCCCTACCCTACTGGCCACAAGCCAGCTCCTGCACTCTCCTCTCTGGCGTCGAAAGCTCCCCTCCCTGTCCTGGCGGACCTCTCAGCCAGTCGAGGAGTTCCCCAGGGTGTGGgaacctttcttccttcctagctccttcccaggggtgcaggtcccatcccgactcctttcttcccccttttgTCCTAACCAGTTAAGTGGGGAGCTTTCTTGCAGTTTTTGTTgtatgagatcttctgccagctttcagtaagtgttctgtgaGACTTGTTCCACATGgagatgtatttttggtgtatctgtgggaGAGGAGGAGCTCCACATCCTTCTGCTCCACCATCTTGGTCTCCTCTCAGCATAGTTCAGTGGACTGCCCTTCCCCCACTGAGTGGTACTGACACCCTGTGGAACATCATTTGACCATATACACAAGTTTATTTCTGacatctttattctgttccacgggtCTGTCTTCATGCCAGTACTGTGCCACTTTGATTAGTTTAGCTTTgtgataattttgaaataattgtgtgacctccaactttgttatttTCAAACTTGTTTGTACTTTGAGGGTCTTCAGATTGCATATGAATCTTAGGATGGATTTATGTATTTCTTCAAGAAATGCTGTTGGGATTTTGCTaagaattgtgttgaatctgttgATCATTTTGGGTATTATTGACATCTTGACAGTACTGCCTACCAACCCATGAACTCGGGATATATTTGCAGTTACTGgtatcttttctaatatttttcagcAGTGTTTTTAGGTTATAGtgtaaaaatgttttcctccttGGATAAGGTTAtacctacatattttatttttctaatttttctgaattcattcattagttccagcaggattttttttttgtggaatcttCAGTTTTTTCTACACATTAGATCATGTAGGTTGTAAACAGAAAaaattcttcttcccttttctatTCGGATACCTTCTATCTATATTCCTGCCTATGTGTCCTTGCTAGGACTTTCAGTAATGTTTTTAGAAATAGTGAAAGTAGGTATCCTTCtcttgtgcctgatcttagaggaaaagctttaagTCATTCCCCATCAAGTGTGATGGTAGCTGTGGGCTgttaatatatggcctttattatgttgaggtagtttttttttttttttttgcggtacacaggcctctcactgttgtggcctctcccattgcagagcacaggctccagatgtgcaggctcagcggccatggctcacgggcccaactgctccacggcatatggaatcctcccagaccagggcacgaacccgtgtcccctgcatcagcaggcggactctcaaccactgtgccaccaggaaagcctgaggtagtattttttttatttctagtttaccGAGTGTTTTTACCGTGAAAtgcttgtcaaatgcttttcagtAGAAatgatcatgtagtttttttcccgtcattctgttaatgtgctgttttacatcaaaagattttcatatgttgaaccatccttatatttcaaaaatatattcctATTAGTCACAGTatacaatccttttaatgtgctgttggtttccatttactattattttattgatgatttttgcatcattattcattagagaTTGTAGCCTCtggttttcttgtagtgtctttgtctggctttgttaTTGGCGTAACTCTGGCCTCATAGAGGGAGTTTAGAACTGTTCCCTTTCCTTCAGTTGTTTTGAAGAGTGAAAGCAAGATTGctcttaattgtttttaaatgttgagaaGAATTCTGCAGTGAAGCTatctggcttttctttgttgtatGGTTTTCGATTAGTGATTTCAATCTCCTTAATAGGAAtaggtctgttcacatttttttatttattcatgggtCAGTCTTGAGAGGTTATATTTTCTAGGAGagtatccatttcttctgggttatcCAACATTTAGGTATAGAATAGTTCTTAGTATTCTCTTAGAatttttttgatttctgtagAATCATTTGTAAATGGTtgtgatgtcccctctttcattcctgatttcagTAGTTTGAGTGTTCTCTTTGTGAGTAAATGTAGGTGTTTGTCAGTGTTTTCATCCTTTTCAAACAACCATATTGTAGGGTTGTAgttttctgtactttttattctgtttcatttatctctaatctactttgttctacttctgttagcttttgtcttttttcttctatatatgtatattccacatataagtgagatcagtATTACTttttatgtctgacttattttactgagCATATAGTCTCAACATCCATACATGTTGGTACAAATaacagaatttccttctcttctatggctgaataatactgcattgtgtatgtttactagatttttttttatccattcatctcttggacactttaggttgtttctatgagTTGGCTGTAGTGAATACTGGTATAATGAATATGGGAGTGCAGGTATCTTTGTAAGACAGTGATTTTATCTTGTccgatatatacccagcagtggaactGCTGCATtatttgatagttttttttttctttaatattttgaggtaattatatactgttttccatagtggctgcaacagttTTCATTCTTCCCAGCAGTGCACTAGTGatcctttttctttcccacatTCTGCTCAATACTTGTTATCTCTtggctttttgatgataaccCTTCTAaggggtgtgaggtgatatctcgttgtagtctttttctttaataaatttattttatttatttatttatttggctgcatcgggtccttgttgctgcacgcaggctttctctagttgtggcgagcaggggccactcctctttgtggtgcgcaggcttctcgttgcagtggcttctcccgttgcagagaacgggctctaaggcatgtgggcttcagtggttgtggcacatgggctaaaGGTCCTGGGAAGGTACTGGGGAAAAGTGCTTATTGCTCAAGGAAGGCATAGTTTGTAATACTCTGTTGGACGTTAGTAGGTTAAGTgaagaacaacaaaacacaaaatattggctatccATTCTTAGGGGAAAGACAGAGTCCAGAAAAGACCATTTCCCATTCCTGGCCGGATGGAATAGGGACCTGAGGACATGTGCTCAGCAGAACTGCATATTTGCTGTGGACCAAAGACCACCGGGTACCTCCtttttcttcagtaaatggtagGATTTATTTaagtttcatttctctgtttcaGCCTAATGTGTTATGAGTGATGAGGACTCCATATAGGACTCTGACTCAAGAGGAATCTCATGAAACTTATGAAATCCTCATGTGTGACTGGAGTCATGTTTTGGTAgaacttctcctttccttttcttctatccTTAACATACAAGGTTTGATGTAttttgtgtgaacaaagaagggaCAAATTATTTCTGATAGAAGCTGCACTAACATATATTATTTCCAACTAATTATCACCCTGCTACGCAGTTATACATGACATTTGCTTGGTTTCTCAAAGATGTACATACTCTGATATAAGGTAAGACGTGAGCCCTAGTTACAGGCTCTTCCACGTAAGTTTTGTATGGTTTCTCTCTACGATGGAGTCtctctttattgaaatataattgatatacaacagTGTTAGTATTGGCTGTACTATATGAGGTAACATGTGCATACTTTATGAAATCATCACAATGATATGTGTAGCCATCTTTCCTCAGCTACTACCATGCTCCTTATGCTggatattacatccccatgacttacctATTACGTAGAGGtctgtgcctcttaatccccttcacctatttcacctgCCGCTGCACCGCCCTTCCTTCTGGCGACAACCACACATTTGTTCtttatctgtgaatctgttttccttgtcttgtgcTTTTGCTTCTTCGAGTCCACGTATAAGAAAGAtcgtgcagtatttgtctttctatgcctgacttctgtcacttagcataaaatcctctagatctatccacgttATTGCAAATGGCTGGGCTCCTTTTCTTAAGGGTGACTTATATTCTACTGTGCGGAATGGACATACAACATCTCCTCCAagcattcatctattgatggacacttaggctgcttctcTGTCTTGGCTACTggaaataatgctacaatgaatattCAAATGCCTATATTTTCtcaaattactgtttttcttttctgccagTAAATACTTCAAAGTGCAATACCTGGTTCATCTGAcggttttaattttttaggaactTCAGTAATGTTTTCCATAAatgttgcaccaatttacaatcccagcAATAGTggacagggttcccttttctccacaccgttgCCAATGCTTGTTGTCTTTCTGATGACAGCCATTGtaaacaggtgtgaggtggtacctcattgagctttttttaatataacttttaaatttttatttatttagctgcattgggtcttcgctgctgcacacaggttttctctagctgctgagagcaggggctactctttgtggcggcacgtgggcttctcattgcggtagcttctcttgttgcagagcacggtagttgtggctcgtagactcagtagttgtggttcgcgagctctagagcgcaggctcagtagttgtggcacacaggcttagttgcttcatggcacgtgggatcttcccggaccagggctcgaacctgtgtcccctgcattggcaggcggattcttaaccactgcaccactagggaagccccctcattgagCTTTTGATTTACCCTTCCCTGATGATCCGTGactgtgagcatcttttcatgtgtctgctggccatctgtatgtcttctttctcCTTGATAGACTCCCACATGTTAAGTAAGGCTTGACTACGTGCGCAAATTTTGTCTGGATCGCTTTAAAGtttctttcttattataaaaTCTCTGGTGACCCCTAAACCTTGAGCTTTGGACCAAAGCATTGCCACTTATGTGAGGCTTATGTTGTTTTCAGTATGTATTTTGAGATGCCTGGTGAGGCTTGCAAATTGAGTATGAGATTTGCAACACAtattacatttgtaaggttttTCTCCAGTGTGGATTGTTTTATGTTGAGTAAGATATGAATGTCTTGTAAGGGCTTTGCCACACTCATCACATTTGTAAAGCTGctctccagtgtgagttctcTCATGACCCCAAGGTTGTGACCGTTCAATAAAAGCCTTATcacatttattacatttaaaaggtTTTGCTCCTGTATGAATCCTCTGGTGTGCCAAAAGGTTTGAACGCTGCGTAAAATGCTTGCCACACTCATTACATCTGTGTGGCTCCTCTCTAGTATGGACTGTCTCATGTTGAGTAAGATATGAGCGCACTGTAAACGCTTTGCCATACTTGAGACATCTGTACGATTTCTATCTGGTATGGATTCTCTTGTGCCTGTTAAAGCTTGAATGCTCGGCACAGGCTTTGCCACACTCAGgacatttgtaaggtttctctcctgtatgcaCTCTCTGATGTGTTGTGAGGTGTGACTGGTGGTTAAAGGCTTTGCCACACACATTACATCTGTAAGGTTTCTGTCCAGAATGAATCCTCCTGTGATTCCTGAGGTTTGAGCTTTTGCTAAAAGCCTTCCCACAGTCATTACAGCTGTAAGGTTTTTCTCGAGTGTGTGTTCTCCTGTGCTGTGCAGGTGACGACGTGTTTTCCACACTAGGAGGAACTCTGTGAAGTGGTGAAACCGAGGAGCCACTGCTGACTGGCTTCTCACCTTGACCGCACGCATACGCTTTCTCCTCAGCGGCACATCTCCGCAGCTGAGCCGCCTGGGCCTGCAGCCTCACTCCAGGTCTGCTTTCCAAACACCGGAGATCTCTGTTTCCAGCAAGGCTGACGTTATTTTTCGTTGTTAACAAACTTCTTATGGATGGCTTGTCGTGCGTGAAGTATTCACGTGCATTACTTCGTACAGAAACACTCTGAGGAAAATTAATTAAGGACTTATTATCTTGATCTTCTCCGTGAGTGAGATTTTTGTTATGGGTCAAAAGCACTTCTTCATAATCTCTTGCATCACAGCCCCACTCACTCTCACATTCCTGCACACCTGCACAGACTTCCTCGAGGTCAAAATCCTTGATGCCGTGACTTTTACTTCTTTCTAATCTCACTAGATGACATAGTTCTCCTTTAGAAATGTCCTCTCTTGGTGATAACTCCTTGATTGCAAATCCAGCAGAAAGGCTTCCTATTAAATGGagttggaaaataaatattttatactgacTTAGATAAGTACATAAAAAGTCATATACAATGAACAGTTTTCTCAAACATGGTATTCAGACATCACTGTTATAtacagtttaattttctttttatatattttcccataTTACTGTTTTCTCTGATCTTAGATAATAGAGTTTCAAACATACACTACATACTACATACATATTTTGCAATGTATCTGGATAATTAAATGATAGTCCATAGTTAGAATGTCTACCTATGTACTGGGTTATAAAAATCCAGGCATGAAATCATCATTGAGATTTGAGACCGTCTTCCCTAATCCTTATCACAATAATAAGTTATAAAGCATTTACATAACCCATGATAAATCAAGCAGGTATGGTAATAAATAACCACATTTACACAAAATAATGTCTCTGGAATTCTAAAAGATTCTCCGGTAggtaccaacaacaacaaaaaaatttcatttcagaaGGAACACTGATAAGCACTGAATTTTGAAATATCAGATTCAGGTAAATGTATGTATAAAGTTTAAGAATCAGGGAAAACGGTCTGAAATTTTCAGTCATTGTCATGCCTGTGATTCTACACAGTTCAACTACCTAACTGTGGAGTGTCATTTAATTGTATACTTGtatggcaaaaatatatatatatatgtggtatatAATGTATGCTTTAAAATTGTCATCTTAAGGTCAGAGAGAACATCTGTatggaaaataattagaaaaagacaaCAGCCAAAATATAGTGTAGGCCAAGGTCAATTTCATAATAACCATGACCAAAAAATGACACATCTAGTTAACTAAAGGTAACTTTACAGTCCTCACTATCTGCCATGCAATATTTCAAGCCCCTATAACagcattaattatttaattattcttGAGGTAAATTATCACAGTATTTCATATAAAAACACACATCTAACTCACACAGAAAGCAAATTCAAGAGACAGTTTGAACCTGGGT
Coding sequences:
- the LOC136140943 gene encoding LOW QUALITY PROTEIN: zinc finger protein 677-like (The sequence of the model RefSeq protein was modified relative to this genomic sequence to represent the inferred CDS: inserted 1 base in 1 codon; substituted 3 bases at 3 genomic stop codons), with translation MVWQQASSELQCSSVVQNSGALGEEKNGPRPRAASLRTRSEVQTQNEGRSLASESRFFGEKLTALCNLQALLLHTSVSGVSRMDACRVCHQCVLIVISLIGDVQVRWLVSGPGVLGSGGGSGAPPEHVMVTEVACDHSWSPGSLSAGFAIKELSPREDISKGELCHLVRLERSKSHGIKDFDLEEVCAGVQECESEWGCDARDYEEVLLTHNKNLTHGEDQDNKSLINFPQSVSVRSNAREYFTHDKPSIRSLLTTKNNVSLAGNRDLRCLESRPGVRLQAQAAQLRRCAAEEKAYACGQGEKPVSSGSSVSPLHRVPPSVENTSSPAQHRRTHTREKPYSCNDCGKAFSKSSNLRNHRRIHSGQKPYRCNVCGKAFNHQSHLTTHQRVHTGEKPYKCPECGKACAEHSSFNRHKRIHTRXKSYRCLKYGKAFTVRSYLTQHETVHTREEPHRCNECGKHFTQRSNLLAHQRIHTGAKPFKCNKCDKAFIERSQPWGHERTHTGEQLYKCDECGKALTRHSYLTQHKTIHTGEKPYKCNMCCKSHTQFASLTRHLKIHTENXHKPHISGNALVQSSRFRGHQRFYNKKETLKRSRQNLRTXSSLTXHVGVYQGERRHTDGQQTHEKMLTVTDHQGRQLGAETQASATYSGRELGFAVQRRPKGPGAWSGPQLGLRAGQSAGLQ